In one Pseudomonas fitomaticsae genomic region, the following are encoded:
- a CDS encoding Orn/Lys/Arg family decarboxylase: MYKDLKFPVLIVHRDIKTDTVAGDRIRGIARELELEGFSIVSATDYTEGRLVASTHHGLACMLIAAEDASTNSHLLQNMAELIGLARVRAPDLPIFALGEQVTLENAPADAMAELNQLRGILYLFEDTVPFLARQVARAARKYLDGLLPPFFKALVQHTADSNYSWHTPGHGGGVAYHKSPVGQAFHQFFGENTLRSDLSVSVPELGSLLDHTGPLAEAEARAARNFGADHTFFVINGTSTANKIVWHSMVGRDDLVLVDRNCHKSVLHAIIMTGAIPLYLCPERNELGIIGPIPLSEFSRESIQAKIDASPLTKGREPKVKLAVITNSTYDGLCYNAELIKQSLGNSVEVLHFDEAWYAYAAFHEFFAGRYGMATSRSEDSPLVFTTHSTHKLLAAFSQASMIHVQDGGARQLDRDRFNEAFMMHISTSPQYSIIASLDVASAMMEGPAGRSLLQETFDEALSFRRALANLRQHIAADDWWFSIWQPPGVEGIDRVQTEDWLLQPDADWHGFGEVSDDYVLLDPIKVTLVMPGLTAGGALSDKGIPAAVVSRFLWERGLVVEKTGLYSFLVLFSMGITKGKWSTLLTELLEFKRSYDANVSLDTCLKCVAQEDPVRYRGMGLRDLCDQLHACYRSNATAKHLKRMYTVLPEIAMKPAHAYDQLVRGEVEAVPIDELEGRVAAVMLVPYPPGIPLIMPGERFTESTRSIIEYLRFARTFDATFPGFVVDVHGLQHEDEGNGRHYTVDCVKE, encoded by the coding sequence ATGTACAAAGATCTGAAGTTCCCGGTATTGATCGTCCACCGCGACATCAAGACCGACACGGTTGCCGGTGACCGCATCCGCGGAATCGCCCGAGAGCTGGAGCTCGAAGGTTTCAGTATCGTTTCGGCCACGGACTACACCGAAGGCCGGCTGGTGGCGTCGACCCACCACGGTCTGGCGTGCATGCTGATCGCCGCCGAAGACGCCAGCACCAACTCCCACCTGTTGCAGAACATGGCCGAACTGATCGGTCTGGCCCGGGTGCGGGCGCCGGATCTGCCGATCTTTGCCCTCGGCGAGCAAGTCACTCTGGAAAACGCCCCGGCCGATGCCATGGCCGAGCTCAACCAGTTGCGCGGCATTCTCTATCTGTTCGAAGACACCGTGCCGTTTTTGGCCCGGCAAGTGGCGCGGGCGGCGCGCAAGTATCTGGACGGCCTGTTGCCGCCGTTTTTCAAGGCGCTGGTGCAGCACACCGCCGACTCCAATTATTCCTGGCACACACCCGGTCACGGCGGCGGTGTGGCTTATCACAAGAGCCCGGTGGGGCAGGCGTTTCACCAGTTTTTCGGGGAAAACACCCTGCGCTCGGATTTGTCGGTGTCGGTGCCGGAGCTGGGGTCGTTGCTCGACCACACCGGGCCGCTGGCCGAGGCGGAAGCACGAGCCGCGCGCAATTTCGGCGCCGATCACACCTTTTTCGTGATCAATGGCACCTCGACCGCCAACAAGATCGTCTGGCACTCGATGGTCGGGCGCGATGATCTGGTGCTGGTGGATCGCAACTGCCACAAGTCGGTGTTGCACGCGATCATCATGACCGGCGCGATCCCGCTGTATCTGTGCCCGGAGCGCAATGAGCTGGGGATCATCGGCCCGATTCCGCTCAGTGAATTCAGTCGCGAATCGATCCAGGCCAAGATCGACGCCAGCCCGCTGACCAAGGGCCGCGAGCCGAAAGTCAAACTGGCGGTGATCACCAACTCCACCTACGACGGCCTCTGCTACAACGCCGAGCTGATCAAGCAGAGCCTGGGCAACAGCGTCGAAGTCCTGCATTTCGATGAGGCCTGGTACGCCTATGCGGCGTTTCACGAATTCTTTGCCGGCCGTTACGGTATGGCCACCTCGCGCAGCGAGGACAGTCCGCTGGTGTTCACTACCCATTCCACCCACAAACTGCTGGCGGCGTTCAGCCAGGCGTCAATGATTCATGTGCAGGACGGCGGCGCCCGGCAGCTTGATCGAGACCGGTTCAACGAAGCGTTCATGATGCACATCTCGACGTCGCCGCAGTACAGCATCATCGCCTCGCTGGACGTGGCGTCGGCGATGATGGAAGGGCCGGCCGGGCGCTCGCTGTTGCAGGAAACCTTCGACGAAGCCCTGAGCTTTCGCCGGGCCCTGGCCAATCTGCGCCAGCACATCGCCGCTGACGACTGGTGGTTCTCGATCTGGCAGCCGCCGGGTGTCGAGGGTATCGACCGGGTGCAGACCGAGGACTGGCTGCTGCAACCCGATGCGGACTGGCATGGTTTCGGCGAGGTCAGCGACGACTACGTACTGCTCGACCCGATCAAGGTCACGCTGGTCATGCCGGGCCTGACCGCTGGCGGCGCTTTAAGCGACAAGGGTATTCCGGCGGCCGTGGTCAGCCGCTTCCTCTGGGAGCGCGGGCTGGTGGTGGAGAAAACCGGCCTGTATTCATTTCTGGTGCTGTTCTCCATGGGCATCACCAAGGGCAAGTGGAGCACGCTGCTGACCGAACTGCTGGAGTTCAAGCGCAGCTACGACGCCAACGTCAGTCTCGACACCTGCCTCAAGTGTGTCGCCCAGGAAGATCCTGTGCGCTATCGCGGTATGGGCCTGCGCGATCTGTGCGATCAGCTCCACGCCTGCTACCGCAGCAACGCCACCGCCAAACACCTCAAGCGCATGTACACCGTGCTGCCGGAAATCGCCATGAAACCGGCCCACGCCTATGACCAGTTGGTGCGCGGCGAGGTCGAGGCGGTGCCGATCGATGAGCTGGAAGGCCGGGTGGCGGCGGTGATGCTGGTGCCGTACCCGCCGGGCATTCCGCTGATCATGCCCGGCGAACGTTTTACCGAATCCACGCGCTCGATCATCGAATACCTCAGGTTTGCCCGCACGTTCGACGCAACGTTTCCGGGGTTCGTGGTCGATGTGCACGGTCTGCAACACGAAGATGAGGGCAATGGGCGGCACTACACCGTCGATTGCGTCAAGGAATGA
- a CDS encoding GNAT family N-acetyltransferase, which yields MQPVMNPKYPGLSVRVADEGFAEYIWGSDFSFEVAAYGAAEIGKPVAQWGVTAIVPYRKCYGIDPEEFSSFRDAADSAIFMAYLEDEPVGHLVISTNWNGFAHIDELAVHAPARRHGVAKALLDVAQFWSRKKKLPGIMLETQNNNLGACRLYERCGYVIGGIDHLRYRGIDPNTAEVALFWYRLFDNPLEHPISSPASPRLVP from the coding sequence ATGCAACCGGTCATGAATCCGAAATACCCGGGGCTGTCGGTGCGGGTCGCCGACGAGGGTTTTGCCGAATATATCTGGGGCAGCGATTTCAGTTTCGAGGTGGCCGCCTACGGCGCGGCCGAAATCGGCAAACCCGTGGCGCAGTGGGGCGTGACGGCCATCGTGCCGTATCGCAAGTGCTACGGCATCGATCCGGAGGAGTTCAGCAGTTTTCGCGACGCCGCTGACAGCGCGATTTTCATGGCGTATCTGGAGGACGAACCGGTCGGTCATCTGGTGATCAGTACCAACTGGAACGGTTTCGCCCATATCGATGAGCTGGCAGTGCACGCCCCGGCGCGGCGCCATGGGGTGGCCAAGGCCTTGCTCGATGTGGCGCAGTTCTGGAGCCGCAAGAAAAAGCTGCCGGGAATCATGCTGGAAACCCAGAACAACAACCTCGGCGCCTGCCGTCTGTATGAGCGTTGCGGGTATGTGATCGGCGGCATTGACCACCTGCGTTATCGCGGCATCGATCCGAACACCGCCGAAGTGGCGTTGTTCTGGTATCGATTGTTCGATAACCCGCTGGAGCATCCGATCAGTTCGCCAGCATCGCCTCGGCTTGTTCCGTGA
- a CDS encoding LysR family transcriptional regulator, translated as MRLRHIEVIQALLQTGHVGTAAEWLQLPAPEVEERLREAESQLGFMLFASVRGRLQPTPEARALQVEIGHIYEALEPVQRLASSLKQYLAPPLRIIGTPPLAQQLLPQSLAALRRRLPDVPCTLLSEPTRDIVRHLLLRDSDLGLSLHDPQHPDIDCQPLAQGKLQLLAPHGWLQPKQKYISLQDLAGQAMVGLEGQDPLSPALENKLQALRPAPTIQTRVQTHQMMRSMVEAGEGLAIVDPFTALGARAGGLDVCPLSPAVPISLYALTFKHATPSAAIQTLLGIVTEQAEAMLAN; from the coding sequence ATGCGTTTACGTCATATCGAAGTGATTCAGGCGCTTTTGCAGACCGGTCACGTGGGCACCGCCGCCGAATGGCTGCAACTACCGGCGCCCGAGGTCGAGGAGCGTTTGCGCGAAGCCGAGAGTCAGCTTGGCTTCATGCTGTTCGCCAGCGTACGCGGACGACTTCAGCCAACCCCGGAGGCCCGGGCGCTGCAAGTCGAGATCGGCCACATCTATGAAGCGCTGGAGCCGGTGCAACGGCTGGCCAGCAGCCTCAAGCAATACCTCGCCCCACCCCTGCGGATCATCGGCACCCCGCCGCTGGCCCAGCAACTGCTGCCGCAAAGTCTCGCCGCCCTGCGCCGGCGCCTGCCCGACGTGCCCTGCACCCTGCTCAGCGAACCGACCCGCGACATTGTCCGCCACCTGCTGCTGCGCGACAGCGATCTGGGTCTGAGCCTGCACGATCCACAACACCCCGACATTGATTGCCAGCCACTGGCCCAGGGCAAATTGCAGTTGCTCGCGCCCCACGGCTGGCTGCAGCCGAAGCAGAAGTACATTTCCCTGCAGGATCTGGCCGGTCAGGCGATGGTCGGCCTGGAAGGCCAGGACCCGCTGAGCCCGGCCCTGGAAAACAAGCTCCAGGCCCTGCGCCCGGCGCCGACCATCCAGACCCGGGTGCAGACCCACCAGATGATGCGCAGCATGGTCGAGGCCGGCGAAGGCCTGGCAATCGTCGACCCGTTCACCGCCCTCGGTGCACGGGCGGGCGGTCTCGATGTCTGCCCGTTGTCGCCGGCGGTGCCGATCAGCCTGTATGCCCTGACCTTCAAACACGCCACGCCGTCAGCGGCGATTCAGACGCTGCTCGGGATCGTCACGGAACAAGCCGAGGCGATGCTGGCGAACTGA